From Vicinamibacteria bacterium:
AGTCGGGAAGCGACTTCCGCGTCTTCACCACGTCGGCGATCATCCAGGGTACCGGCGCCAGCAGCCAGATCTTCCCGGTGCTGGACAGCCGGACGTTCATCCGCTGGACGCCCATCTTTGTGAACTCGGTGGGCAACCGCTTCCGCACCGTGTCCGGCTTCGTAAACGACGCCTGGACGTTCGACCGGCACTTGAGCTTCAACGTCGGTGCGCGCTTTGACAAGAACGATGGCCAGGACAGCCAGGGTAATACGGTCGTGAAGGACACCGCCATCAGCCCGCGCGTGTCGGCCACCTTCGATCCGAAGGGAGACGGCACCTGGACCATAAACGCCGCCTACGGACAATACGTGGCGGCCATCGCGAACAGTGTCGGCGATGCCGGGTCCGCGGGCGGCCAGCCGGCCACCATCGACTTCGCCTACGGCGGGCCGGCGGTCAATGTCGGCAACCCGGCGAACCCGACCTCCACCAAGGACGCCCTCACCACACTCTTCGACTGGTTCAACGCCAACGGGGGCACCAACCGCCCCATCCTCGGCTCCCCCAGCATCCCCGGGTTGAACACGCACATCAACAGCACCCTAAAGTCGCCAAACTCGCGGGACATTACCCTGGGCCTGACCCGACGCCTCGGCACCCGTGGCTCCGTGCGCGTGGACGGCGTCTACCGTAAGTTCCACGACTTCTACGTCACCCAGATCGACCAAACCACGGGCCGCGTCAGCGACCAGTTCGGCAAGCAGTTCGACCTCGGCATCGTGGGCAACACCGACGCCCTCGAGCGAACGTACAAGGGCCTGAACTTTCAGGTTAGCTACCGGGCGACCAGTCGATTGGGCTTGGGCGGCAACTACACCCTTTCCCACCTGACGGGGAATTACGAGGGCGAGAACGGCCCTAGCGGGCCGGTCACGAGCACCCTCCTCTCCTACCCGCAGTATTTTGATCCAACCTGGAACTCACCGGTGGGCGACCTCAACGGCGACGTCCGCCACCGGGCCCGGGCCTGGGCCACGTGGGACGTGCCGCTTCCGGCGGCCGTGGGCTCGCTCAGCCTGGGTCTCCTGCAGTTCTACAGCAGCGGGACGCCGTACGGGGCCGTCGCCACCATCGACACCCGGCGCTATGTGCAGAACCCCGGCTACCTGACCCCGCCTTCCCAGGAAAACTACTACTTCACGGCCCGGGATGCCTTCCACATGGATGACCTCTGGCGCACCGACCTCGCCATGAACTACGCTCACAAACTCGGATACAAGAAAGCCGAGCTCTTCTTCCGCGGGACGGTGGTCAACATCGTCAACCGGCAGGCCCTGACCAATTTCTACGGGGGCGTCAACGGCCTCTTGGACGTTGGTTGCGGTACCGGCGGCTGCATCGACACGACCGTTCTGGTGAACCGCACCAGCGCCAGCCTCGCCCCCTTCAACCCGTTCACGGACACGCCGGTGGAGGGTGTCAACTGGCGCAAGGCCGCCTCGTTCGGAAAGCCGACGAGCCGCTACGCCTACCAGACGCCGCGGACCTACGAGTTCTCGGTCGGCTTAAGGTTCTAAGTTCGCAGCTCGTTTCCCTTGGCCCCGGGGCAACCCCGGGGCCTTTTTTTTTAGGGGCTTGCGGGCGGCCACGGTCCGCCACACGTGGGTGGGCCGGTCATCGGGCACGGGCGGAGGGCCTCTTTCAAATAAGGATGGCGTCGCGGCGGGACGGTCCAGAGGGGGCGTCTCCAGGCCGCGATAGCCATAGGCGGGGAGATGGTCGGCACCCTGGTGTCGATGGAGACGAGCACGACCGGCGCACCCGTGAAAAGGGGGATTTGTTTCCGGGACCGCGGCAGGCCCCGAGAGCCCCGGCGGCCGAACACGAGCGCGCCGCCCCACCCAGGCTTCGCATCCCCGCGCAGAGTGCCCTCCGCCCGGCGTCCCGCCGTTCCGGGCCTCGGTCGGGGCGCTCAAGTGCTACCCTGCCCGCGTGCCCCGCCTCGGCCAGCACTTCTTACGTTCGGCTTCGGTTCAGCGCCTGCTACGGGCCATCGAGCCCCGTTCCAACGAGACCTTCTTAGAGATTGGCCCCGGCACGGGCGCCCTCACCCTGCCCCTGGCCGGACTCGCCGCCCGCGTGGTCGCGGTGGAGGTGGACACGGCGCTCGCCCGCCGCCTGCGCGCGCGGGCTCCGGCCAACGTTGAGATCGTGGAGGCCGATGCCCTGCACGCAGACCTCGGGGCCCTCGTGCCCGCGGGCAGCCGGCTGGCCGGGAATCTGCCGTATTACATCTCGAGTCCCCTGCTGCGCCGCTTCCTTGACCTGCGCGGCCACTTCCGCGACCTGCACGTCATGCTCCAGGAAGAGGTCGCGCGGCGCGTGGCCGCGGGACCCGGCTCACGCGAGTACGGAATCCTTTCCGTTCTCTACGGCCTTTGGGCCGACGTCGAGATCGCTCTCCGCTTCGCGCCCGGGGCCTTTGAGCCCCCTCCCCGAGTAGGCTCGGCGCTCCTGCGTGTCCGCTTTCGAGGCCGGCCGCTAGCCGAGGTGCCCGACCAGGCGGCCTTCGAACGGCTGGTGCAGAAGGCCTTTTCCCGCCGCCGCCGGACACTTGAAAACAACCTTCGAGATAGCTATCCTAACCTCAAGCATCACTTGAGGTTGCTCAACCTGGCGGGGTCACGGCGTGCGGAAACCCTATCTGTTGTGGAGTTTGCGAAACTGGCAACGGCCCTCGTGCTAGACTAGCGTCTCCAGAAGGCACTGATGAACGCGCCCACAGACGAGCGCCCACTGCGCCTCATACCGCTCGGTGGTCTCGGCGAGTTCGGGCTGAATGCCCTGGTCGTAGAGTGGCAGGGTCACCTGTTGCTCGTCGACGCGGGCGTCCTCTTCCCGAGCGCCGACATGCCGGGAGTCGACTCGATCGTGCCCGACTTCCAGTACCTGGCCGAGCGCCGCGAGCAGATGCACGGGATCGTCCTCACCCATGGCCATGAGGACCACATCGGAGCCCTGAGCTTCGCCCTGCAGGCCGCGCCCGCACCTGTTTACGGCAGCGCCCTCACCCTGGGCTTCGCGGCCAGGCGGTTGCGCGAACGCGGGGTGAGCGCGGATCTGCGCACGCTCATCCCCGGCTCCCCGGTCGAGATCGGGCCCTTCCGCCTGCATCCGATCCGCGTGGCTCACAGCGTGCTCGATAGCCTGGCCTTCGCCATCGAGACCCCGGCCGGGGTCGTCCTCGCCAGCGGGGATTTCAAGATCGACCCCACCGCTCCCCCTGAGGAGAGCACCGACCTTGCCGCGCTCTCCGCTTGGGGTGACCACGGCGTCCTGGTCCTGCTCTCCGACAGCACCAACGTCGAGCAGACGGGACCGACGGGAGGCGAGGACGACGTGCTCCCCGCGTTTCGCGAGGTGCTGGACCGCACGCCGGGGCGGGTGCTGGTCTCTTGCTTCGCCACCTCCATTCCCCGCATCCAGCGCGTGGCGGACCTAGCCCGAGCCCGCGACCGGTCCATCGCCTTCCTCGGGCGGCGCATGATCGACAACACGGAGGTGGCCCGCGAGCTGGGCCAGCTGCGGATTCCGGAATCGTCGCTCCTCTCCCCGGAGTCTCTCCGTGAGAGCCAGGCCGGGGAGCGGCCGCTGGTCTTCGTCTCCGGCAGCCAAGGGGAGCCGCTCTCCGCTCTCTCCATGATCAGCGTGGGCGAGAACCGGGACCTGGGGGTGGGCCCCGGCGACACCGTCGTTTTCTCGGCCCGCGCCATCCCCGGCAATGAGCGCGCGGTCTCCCGCGTCATCAGCAACCTCTTTCGTCTGGGCTGCGACGTGGTGCACCCCGGCACGGCCCGGGTGCACGTCTCCGGCCACGGGAACCAAGGCGACCTCGTGGAGCTCCTGACCCACGTGCGCCCGCGCTACCTGGTGCCCGTGCACGGCGAGTACCGGATGCTGGCCCAGCACGCCCGCCTCGCGGCGGCGGCGGGCATGCCTGCCGATCGGGTGCTCGTGGCCGAGGACGGCGAGGTCTTGGCCCTCGGTCCCGGGGGCGCGCGCAAGGAAGCGCGGGTGGCGGCGGGCCGCATCCTCCTCGACCGGGGAGGGGCGGGCGAGGTGGAGGACGTGGTGGTCCGGGACCGCCGCCAGCTCTCCTCGGACGGGATCGTGGTCGCGATCGTGGTCCGGGACCGACAGACCGGCGAGCTGGAATCGCCTCCCGAGATCGTCACCCGCGGCTTCGTGGACGCGGGCGAAGAGGCGGAACTGAGGGCGGAGACGGGCCGGCTGGTGGAAGAGGCGGTAAAGGCCCGGCCCCGGGAAGAGCGGCTGGACAGCGAGCTGACCAAGGAACGGGTGCGGCGGGAGCTGCGTCGCTTCTTCCGCCGCCGGACGCAGCGGCGGCCGATGGTGATCCCCGTAGTGATGGAGGTCTGAGAGGACGATGGGCACGGAATCGAGGAGATCGACACGGGGCGCGGAGCTTCTGGGCTTCTTGTCCTTCGGCCTAGCGCTGATGTTGCTCATCAGCCTGGCTACCTTCAACCCCCACGACCCCGCTCCCTTCTTCCGGGCCGGGGCCACGGGACCCGCCCGCAATTTCATCGGCCCCGCGGGGGCCTTCCTGGCCGAACTCCTGGTCCCGCAGCTCTTCGGGGTGACCGCCCTGCTCCTGCCCCTCGTGCTGGGCCTGGCGGGCTGGAAGCTCTTCTGGTGCAAGCCCATCGAGGCCCCCTACACCAAGGGGGCCGGACTTCTGCTCATGCTTCTCTCCCTGACCGCCTTCGCCACCCTGACCTTCGGCACCGTGACCTTCGAGGCCGAGCCCGTGCGGGCGGGAGGTGCGGTAGGTGAGCTGCTGGCCGCGCTGCTCACCAAGGACTTCAACCGCACGGGGGCCTACATCGTAGTGGCCACCACCCTATTCGTGAGCCTCATCCTCTCCACCCAGTTCTCCTTCGCCATCCTTCTGAATGAGGTGGGGGCGCGGACGGGTGGCCGCTTCCAGTCCCTGCGCACGGCCTGGGCCCACTACCTGGAGACCCGACGCAAGGAGAAGATGCGCCGGGAGGTGATCCGCAAGCACACCCAGAAGGAGGCCCCGGAGGGAAGCGAGAGTCTGCCCCGCGTCCGCAAGGCCAAGGCTTCCCAGGGGGAAGCGGAGGAGGGGGGCGACCCCCGCCCCCTGCCCACGCAGAGGGCACTGCCCTTCGTCGCGGAGCCGGCGGGAGATGTCGAGCTGGACGCCCGCCCCGAGGAGGCTCCCCCGCCCAAGCGGCGCCGGGCGCCCGCCCCCGAGGTCAAGGGCGACTCCTCTCTCCCTCCCCTCGCCATCCTCGACGAGATCCAGTCGGGGTCGAGCGTGGACCACGAGCGCCTCTATGAACGGGGCCGCATCCTCCAGGCCAAGTGCGGGGAGTTCGGCGTGCTCGGTTCGGTGAAGGAGATCCACCCCGGCCCCGTGGTCACGACCTACGAGTTCAAGCCGGACGCGGGGGTGAAGTACTCGAAGATCGTGACCCTGGCCGACGACCTCGCCCTCGCCCTAGAAGCGGAGTCCATCCGCATCGACCGCGTCAGCGGCAAGGGCAACGTGGGGATCGAGCTGCCCAATGACGTCCGGGAGACCATCTACCTGCGCGAGATCCTGGAGTCGGACAGCTTCCGCAAGGCCCCCGGCCGAGTCACCCTCGCCCTGGGCAAGACGGTGGGGGGCGACCCCTACGTCACCGACTTGGCGAGCATGCCTCATCTCCTCATCGCCGGTTCCACGGGGACGGGGAAGAGCGTTGGCCTCAACTGCATGATCTCCAGCATCCTCTACAAGTCCACCCCGGACGAGGTGCGCCTCATCCTGATCGATCCCAAGCGGCTCGAGCTCGGGGTCTACGAGGACATTCCGCATCTGCTCACCCCCGTGGTCACCGACGCCAAGGTGGCTTCTAACGTCCTCAAGTGGGCGGTGGCGGAGATGGAGAAACGGATCCGCAAGCTGGCCTCGGAGGGCGTGCGCAACATCGAGCAATTCAACAACATCATCCGGGCCGAGCGGGCCACCGCGGAGGGCGAAGAGGAGTTGCGCCCCCTGCACTACATCGTGATCATCATCGACGAGCTGGCCGATCTCATGATGGTGTCCTCCCACGAGGTGGAGGAATCCATCACCCGCCTGGCCCAGATGGCGCGGGCGGTGGGAATCCACTTGATCCTGGCCACCCAGCGGCCGTCCGTCGACGTGCTCACCGGCCTCATCAAGGCCAACTTCCCTTCCCGCATCTCCTACCGGGTGGCGGCCCGGGTGGACAGCCGGACCATCCTGGACTCCATCGGGGCCGAGCACCTTCTGGGGCGAGGGGACATGCTCTTCCTCCCCCCCGGGAGCGCCCGCCTCACCCGCATCCACGGAGCCTTCGTGACCGAGCAGGAGGTCGCGCGCCTCACCGCCTACCTCCGCAAGGCGGGCCGGCCCCAGTACGACGAGAGCGTGGGCAAGGCCGAGCGGGCGGCGGAGACGGCCGCGGTACTGGACCGCGACGATCTCTTCGACGAAGCGGTGCGCTTCGTGGTTCAGAGCGGGCAAGCTTCGACCAGCATGCTGCAGCGCCGGTTCCGCATCGGGTTCTCGCGCGCGGGCCGCCTCGTCGACCTCATGGAGCGCGACGGCATCGTGGGGCCGGCGGATGGGTCCAAGCCCCGCGAGATCCTGGTTGCTCCCGACTACTACGAGACCGTGGATAGCTGGCCGAAGTGAAAGTCGCGTGCGGCACCGTCGGCGGGCTGGTCCTGATCGCGGCCCTTCTTGCCCCTGCCCCGGCCGATGCCGCCCGCCCCGACGGAGCGCTCTTCCAGGAGGCCCGGCACGCGGAGGCGACCCTCCACGCCTCCCCAAAGCTCCAGGCCGACCCGACCGTGTGGGAGCACGTGATCATGCGCTACCGCAAGGTGGTGGCGCGCTACCCCAAGAGCGGATACTGCGACGACTCCCTCCTGGCCATCGGCAACCTCTATCGCCAGATGGCGGGCCAGTTCAAGATTCCCAAATACAACGACGACGCCGTGCAGGCCTACAGGGCCCTGGTGGCGGAATACCCGAGCAGCCGGCTGGGCGAGAAGGCCCTCTTCGCCGTGGTCGAGGTGGCCCAGGAGTCGGGAGACCGCAAGCGCCTAGCGGAGGCCGGCCGCGCCTACCTGGCCGCCTGTCCGGACGCGGAGCGGGCGGCGCAAATCAAAGCCTTGCTCCGCAAGAAGGCGCCCGTCCAGGCGGCTGCCCTCCCTAGCCCGCCCCCGCCCGGCCTCGCCCAGGTCTACGACCTTCGCTTCTGGAGCGGCGAGTCCTCAACCCGCGTGGTCATCGATCTGGAGAGGAAGATCCCCCTCCGTTACGACCGCATCGCCGATCCGGACCGGCTCTGGGTGGACCTCGTGGGCACGCGGCTCCACCCGAACCTCACCTCCCGCAGTTTCCCGGTGGGCGATGGGCTCCTGGAGAAGGTCCGCATCGGCCAGAACAAGGACGACGTGGTGCGGGTGGTCCTGGACTTCAAGGACGTGAAGGAGCACTCCGTCTTCTATCTCGAGGACCCCACCCGAACGCGGCTCGTGGTCGATGTGCGGGGGACCCCCCGGCCCGGGGAGGCCCCGCGCTCATCCGCCGCCCCCGGGCCGACCGCCCTCGCTTCACCGGAAACCATCGACCGGCTGCCCTCCCGGCGCATCACGGCCATGTTGGAGCCGCTGCCGGGCGCCTCCCGCGCCAGGCCCAACCCAAGGCTCGCCATCGACGGCGGAGAGCCGGTCCGCCGCGCCGCCGGCCCCGTCCCCCCCGCGCCCCCCGAGGTCAACCGGGCGGGCTCCTACAGCCTGGCCCGCCAGCTCGGGCTGGGGGCACGGCGGATCGTCATCGACCCGGGCCACGGCGGCCACGACCCCGGCACCATCGGGCGGGGCGGCCTCCAGGAAAAGGACCTCGTCCTCGACGTCTGCCTGCGCCTGGAGAAGCTCGTCCGGACCGAACTGGGAGCGGAGGTCATCATGACCCGCGCCAGCGACTCCTATGTCGCCCTGGAGGAGCGCACCGCCATCGCCAACTCCAAGGCCGCCGACCTCTTCCTTTCCGTCCATGCCAACAGCAGCCGCAACCCCACCGCCCGCGGGATCGAGACCTACTTCCTCAACTTCGCAGGGACCCCCCACGCGGAGGCGGTGGCCGCCCGCGAGAACGCGATCTCTGCCGCCACCCTGAAGGACCTGCAGGGCTTGGTCAAGGCCATCACCCTCAACAGCAAGATCGACGAGAGCCGGGACTTCGCGGCCTCCATCCAGGAGGCCATGGTCGAGCACCTGCGGACGCGCCACCCCGTCGAGGATCGCGGCGTCCACACCGCCCCCTTTTACGTGCTCATCGGCGCCAACATGCCGAGCATCCTGGCCGAGATCGCCTTCGTCAGCAATCCGGATGACGAGAAGCAGCTCAAGACCAACGAATACCGCGAGCTCATCGCGCAGAGCCTGCTCAAAGGCGTGCGCAGCTACCTCGAGGCCTTGAGCCGTACCCAGACCCGCCAATTGACGGGCTCGGGCCGGCGATCTACAGTGGCGGAGAGGGAGGCAAGCCGCTAACCGCCCGTGGGAGCCGTGACCTGGATCCGCGTGGAGAAGCCCACCTTTGACCTGGTGGGGGTCCTTCTCTCCTCCCTGGAGCTGACGGGGTTCATCCTCGCCCTGGCCGTGGTTCTGGGTATCCTGCTCGGGGTCAGTCTCATCCGGAGGCGCCGGGCGGGGTTGGCGGAAAATCAGCCCCTCTCTCTCTACAGCGACCCTCGCCGCCCCTGAGCCTTTCCCGTCCCCTACCCCCCTAACGCCCCGCGTCATTCTACTTGACCCAAATGACGCGTTGCGTTATATTGCCCGCATGGAGGGGACGGGGGCAGCCCGCATCATCAAGCGCTACCAGAACCGCAAGCTCTACGATCCGGCCACCCGGCGCTACGTGACCCTGGAAGAGCTGGGGGCGTGGGTGGCGGGGGGGCAGGAGGTCCAGGTCCAGGACCAGAAGTCGGGCCAGGACACGACGGCCCTCACCCTCGCCCAGGTCATGCTGGAGGGCATCAAACAAAGCACGGCCCGCATCCCCCGCCAGGTCCTGGCCCGCGTGATTCGTCTCGGCTCGAGCGTGGGGGCAGGGCTGGAGTGGGCGCCTGAGGAAGCGACCACCCGGGCTCGGGAGGAGGCGGAAAAGATCGTGGGTGGCCTTCTCACCCGGGGCCGCCTCACCCTGGAAGAGGCCCTCACCCTGCGCCAGGAAATCGCCCAAGCCGTCCAGCGCATCGTGGCCGAGGCCCAAGCGGGGATCGAGAGCCGCATCCGCAGCCTCCTGGAGCGGGCGGCCCCGGGGAAGGCCAACCCATCCCTGCTCGCCCTCAAGGGTCGCCTCGAGGCCTTCGAAACCACCCTGGGGAAACCGCGGGCTCGCAAGCGCGGCCCCCGTGAGAAGAAACAACGGACCGCTTGAACGGGGCGGGCCGCGCAACGATCTATTGAAGGGAGTTCGTCATGGCAAAGAGAACGAAGTCGGCCGGCCGCAAGGCACCGCAGCCCGCGCGGGTGGCGCGCACGGCCCCCCACGCGAAGACCGCAGGCGCGCGGCTAAAGGATACCTGGTACGCGACCCTGGGGGCCTTGACCTCCGCGGAGGAGAACTTGGAGAAGCAGGTCCGGCGTCTGCTCAAAAGGAACAAGGTCACGACGAGGGACGCGTCCGCCATGCTGAAGGACATCGGCGCCCTCATCGGCCGCGAGCGCAGAAGGGCGCTGAAGGACCTCGACGGGCGTATGAAGGCCCTCCAGGCCCGCGTGCGCAAAGAGCGCAAGGCAGTGAGCCGCACCGTGAATGACGCCGTGCACGCGGCCTTGGCCGCGGTCAACATCCCAAGCCGGCACGAGGTACACGAGCTGACGCGCAAAGTGGACGAGCTGTCCCGGAAGATCGATCGCTTCAAGCGCTGAA
This genomic window contains:
- a CDS encoding carboxypeptidase regulatory-like domain-containing protein; its protein translation is MKIALLAGALALLALPALPQTNPTGTISGKVADQQGLALPGVAVTANSPNLQGSRSVTTSTNGDYIIPFLPTGDYTVTFELAGFSTVKQSVRVALGAAVPLNAALTVTVASETVNVIGQAQGDFGQNAALATSFKAALVEKLPLQRTFVSAALLTPGVENTGPNGGLTINGAMSFESLYVVNGVVVNENIRGQALNLFIEDALQETTTTTAAISAEYGRFQGGVVQAITKSGGNEFSGSYRMTFDNDSWRSITPYPNDKRSDTLVKIQEVTLGGPILKDRLWFFGAGRFTGDSTTTGTTSFTNINFPDVLNQKRYEGKLTWALNANHNFRGAFTKIQDKENGNSFGTIMDLASLVNRETPQDLLSANYTGILSPKFFVEGQYSRRRFTFVGSGSLFTDLVQGTLLRDQSRGSARYNSPTFCGICDPETRDNQNVTAKATYFASTGSLGSHSVVFGFDMFDDKRLSNNHQSGSDFRVFTTSAIIQGTGASSQIFPVLDSRTFIRWTPIFVNSVGNRFRTVSGFVNDAWTFDRHLSFNVGARFDKNDGQDSQGNTVVKDTAISPRVSATFDPKGDGTWTINAAYGQYVAAIANSVGDAGSAGGQPATIDFAYGGPAVNVGNPANPTSTKDALTTLFDWFNANGGTNRPILGSPSIPGLNTHINSTLKSPNSRDITLGLTRRLGTRGSVRVDGVYRKFHDFYVTQIDQTTGRVSDQFGKQFDLGIVGNTDALERTYKGLNFQVSYRATSRLGLGGNYTLSHLTGNYEGENGPSGPVTSTLLSYPQYFDPTWNSPVGDLNGDVRHRARAWATWDVPLPAAVGSLSLGLLQFYSSGTPYGAVATIDTRRYVQNPGYLTPPSQENYYFTARDAFHMDDLWRTDLAMNYAHKLGYKKAELFFRGTVVNIVNRQALTNFYGGVNGLLDVGCGTGGCIDTTVLVNRTSASLAPFNPFTDTPVEGVNWRKAASFGKPTSRYAYQTPRTYEFSVGLRF
- the rsmA gene encoding 16S rRNA (adenine(1518)-N(6)/adenine(1519)-N(6))-dimethyltransferase RsmA — its product is MPRLGQHFLRSASVQRLLRAIEPRSNETFLEIGPGTGALTLPLAGLAARVVAVEVDTALARRLRARAPANVEIVEADALHADLGALVPAGSRLAGNLPYYISSPLLRRFLDLRGHFRDLHVMLQEEVARRVAAGPGSREYGILSVLYGLWADVEIALRFAPGAFEPPPRVGSALLRVRFRGRPLAEVPDQAAFERLVQKAFSRRRRTLENNLRDSYPNLKHHLRLLNLAGSRRAETLSVVEFAKLATALVLD
- a CDS encoding ribonuclease J, whose amino-acid sequence is MNAPTDERPLRLIPLGGLGEFGLNALVVEWQGHLLLVDAGVLFPSADMPGVDSIVPDFQYLAERREQMHGIVLTHGHEDHIGALSFALQAAPAPVYGSALTLGFAARRLRERGVSADLRTLIPGSPVEIGPFRLHPIRVAHSVLDSLAFAIETPAGVVLASGDFKIDPTAPPEESTDLAALSAWGDHGVLVLLSDSTNVEQTGPTGGEDDVLPAFREVLDRTPGRVLVSCFATSIPRIQRVADLARARDRSIAFLGRRMIDNTEVARELGQLRIPESSLLSPESLRESQAGERPLVFVSGSQGEPLSALSMISVGENRDLGVGPGDTVVFSARAIPGNERAVSRVISNLFRLGCDVVHPGTARVHVSGHGNQGDLVELLTHVRPRYLVPVHGEYRMLAQHARLAAAAGMPADRVLVAEDGEVLALGPGGARKEARVAAGRILLDRGGAGEVEDVVVRDRRQLSSDGIVVAIVVRDRQTGELESPPEIVTRGFVDAGEEAELRAETGRLVEEAVKARPREERLDSELTKERVRRELRRFFRRRTQRRPMVIPVVMEV
- a CDS encoding DNA translocase FtsK, whose amino-acid sequence is MGTESRRSTRGAELLGFLSFGLALMLLISLATFNPHDPAPFFRAGATGPARNFIGPAGAFLAELLVPQLFGVTALLLPLVLGLAGWKLFWCKPIEAPYTKGAGLLLMLLSLTAFATLTFGTVTFEAEPVRAGGAVGELLAALLTKDFNRTGAYIVVATTLFVSLILSTQFSFAILLNEVGARTGGRFQSLRTAWAHYLETRRKEKMRREVIRKHTQKEAPEGSESLPRVRKAKASQGEAEEGGDPRPLPTQRALPFVAEPAGDVELDARPEEAPPPKRRRAPAPEVKGDSSLPPLAILDEIQSGSSVDHERLYERGRILQAKCGEFGVLGSVKEIHPGPVVTTYEFKPDAGVKYSKIVTLADDLALALEAESIRIDRVSGKGNVGIELPNDVRETIYLREILESDSFRKAPGRVTLALGKTVGGDPYVTDLASMPHLLIAGSTGTGKSVGLNCMISSILYKSTPDEVRLILIDPKRLELGVYEDIPHLLTPVVTDAKVASNVLKWAVAEMEKRIRKLASEGVRNIEQFNNIIRAERATAEGEEELRPLHYIVIIIDELADLMMVSSHEVEESITRLAQMARAVGIHLILATQRPSVDVLTGLIKANFPSRISYRVAARVDSRTILDSIGAEHLLGRGDMLFLPPGSARLTRIHGAFVTEQEVARLTAYLRKAGRPQYDESVGKAERAAETAAVLDRDDLFDEAVRFVVQSGQASTSMLQRRFRIGFSRAGRLVDLMERDGIVGPADGSKPREILVAPDYYETVDSWPK
- a CDS encoding N-acetylmuramoyl-L-alanine amidase, with amino-acid sequence MKVACGTVGGLVLIAALLAPAPADAARPDGALFQEARHAEATLHASPKLQADPTVWEHVIMRYRKVVARYPKSGYCDDSLLAIGNLYRQMAGQFKIPKYNDDAVQAYRALVAEYPSSRLGEKALFAVVEVAQESGDRKRLAEAGRAYLAACPDAERAAQIKALLRKKAPVQAAALPSPPPPGLAQVYDLRFWSGESSTRVVIDLERKIPLRYDRIADPDRLWVDLVGTRLHPNLTSRSFPVGDGLLEKVRIGQNKDDVVRVVLDFKDVKEHSVFYLEDPTRTRLVVDVRGTPRPGEAPRSSAAPGPTALASPETIDRLPSRRITAMLEPLPGASRARPNPRLAIDGGEPVRRAAGPVPPAPPEVNRAGSYSLARQLGLGARRIVIDPGHGGHDPGTIGRGGLQEKDLVLDVCLRLEKLVRTELGAEVIMTRASDSYVALEERTAIANSKAADLFLSVHANSSRNPTARGIETYFLNFAGTPHAEAVAARENAISAATLKDLQGLVKAITLNSKIDESRDFAASIQEAMVEHLRTRHPVEDRGVHTAPFYVLIGANMPSILAEIAFVSNPDDEKQLKTNEYRELIAQSLLKGVRSYLEALSRTQTRQLTGSGRRSTVAEREASR
- a CDS encoding polyhydroxyalkanoate synthesis regulator DNA-binding domain-containing protein yields the protein MRYIARMEGTGAARIIKRYQNRKLYDPATRRYVTLEELGAWVAGGQEVQVQDQKSGQDTTALTLAQVMLEGIKQSTARIPRQVLARVIRLGSSVGAGLEWAPEEATTRAREEAEKIVGGLLTRGRLTLEEALTLRQEIAQAVQRIVAEAQAGIESRIRSLLERAAPGKANPSLLALKGRLEAFETTLGKPRARKRGPREKKQRTA
- a CDS encoding phasin family protein; the encoded protein is MAKRTKSAGRKAPQPARVARTAPHAKTAGARLKDTWYATLGALTSAEENLEKQVRRLLKRNKVTTRDASAMLKDIGALIGRERRRALKDLDGRMKALQARVRKERKAVSRTVNDAVHAALAAVNIPSRHEVHELTRKVDELSRKIDRFKR